A genomic segment from Helicoverpa armigera isolate CAAS_96S chromosome 10, ASM3070526v1, whole genome shotgun sequence encodes:
- the LOC110372263 gene encoding tetraspanin-9 encodes MCKNDSAKVLFGCFNTIFFACGFLEVICGFLLLCDSKRILLSRLLAAPDDDLLTHPPFYYLALALLAAGLAMCGVGALGCWATYMPSYAVLTIYFLVVLAMLLCECAGGVLAAIWPRCLGLQSSRGGAVGALQTYYALPDFEHFTAAVDLAQTELQCCGMTDARNYDMSIWQLRRLGPRGMSVPLSCCVQYEDNVSYLNPAPVNASRCQEVQPNPTFRYVPGCLVPLEDWYQQQYLILMLGLFVVALFKLGVLLSTIFSCIRLRRRKQILQAFSLKSLDSNTSENVYECKLGTVHEEPITAKYIQPNNFYSPRIRNPRIFQNKPNEVV; translated from the exons aTGTGCAAAAACGACAGTGCTAAAGTGTTATTTGGatgttttaatacaatatttttt GCATGTGGATTCTTAGAAGTGATATGTGGTTTTCTACTGCTGTGTGACTCTAAAAGAATCCTATTGTCCCGTCTACTGGCGGCTCCTGATGATGACTTGTTGACTCATCCTCCATTCTACTATCTGGCCCTCGCCCTGCTAGCCGCCGGACTGGCTATGTGCGGTGTGGGAGCCCTGGGTTGCTGGGCCACTTATATGCCAAGTTATGCTGTCCTAACTATT TACTTCCTGGTGGTCCTGGCGATGCTGCTGTGTGAGTGCGCGGGCGGAGTGCTGGCGGCGATCTGGCCGCGCTGCCTCGGCCTGCAGAGCTCGCGCGGCGGCGCTGTGGGAGCCCTGCAGACCTACTACGCCTTGCCCGACTTCGAACACTTCACTGCGGCTGTGGACTTAGCACAAACTGAA CTGCAGTGCTGCGGCATGACCGACGCCCGGAACTACGACATGTCTATCTGGCAGCTGCGGCGACTGGGCCCGCGCGGCATGTCGGTGCCGCTGAGCTGCTGTGTGCAGTACGAAGACAACGTGTCTTACCTCAACCCCGCGCCGGTCAACGCGTCGCGGTGCCAGGAAGTACAGCCCAACCCGACGTTTAGATATGTCCCA GGCTGTTTAGTACCATTAGAAGACTGGTACCAACAACAGTACTTAATCCTAATGCTTGGTTTATTCGTCGTAGCTCTCTTCAAATTGGGAGTACTGCTAAGCACAATATTTTCGTGCATTCGACTCAGGAGGCGTAAGCAAATATTACAAGCATTCTCACTGAAGTCTTTAGACAGTAACACGAGCGAGAACGTTTATGAATGTAAACTCGGGACGGTACATGAGGAACCGATTACTGCCAAGTACATTCAACCGAATAACTTCTACAGCCCAAGAATACGTAACCCTAGGATTTTTCAGAACAAACCTAATGAGGTCGTATGA
- the LOC110372262 gene encoding elongator complex protein 4 — MSSFHKTSDSRVTIGGTKVKNSLPIISSGIPSLDHVIGGGLPAGSIFAVEEDVLANYSKILLKYFLAEGVACKHDILIASADDNPENIAKELPLPTTIPQDDEITSTAGDIDKMKIAWRYEGLSQVESSFGTNTNFGHHFDLSKHIDANTIDNCNIKYCNLDIDSKKVNGFKNSLYHNLLSSIKELVSKEEYQSSVKKNNNILRIGIHSLGSPVWMAMDCDDEASGTYGQDLIKFMYCLRVILRDTNAVAFITIPAHLFDDDHIMKRLLYSIDNAVRIESFAGSSRETNPVYKDYHGLFHITKLSAIYSLVPFVPPSLDMAFKLKRKKFVIEKLHLPPELQETKEREQDDITGIPNVNCGGFKKKDIEF; from the exons ATGAgtagttttcataaaacaagTGATTCCCGCGTTACCATAGGTGgcacaaaagtaaaaaacagCTTACCGATAATTTCGTCTGGTATTCCATCGTTGGACCATGTTATTG gtgGTGGTCTACCAGCGGGAAGCATTTTTGCTGTTG AGGAAGATGTGCTAGCAAACTACAGCAAAATCCTTTTGAAGTATTTCTTGGCTGAAGGTGTTGCATGCAAGCATGATATCCTCATTGCATCAGCAGATGACAATCCAGAGAATATT GCAAAGGAATTACCACTACCAACCACAATTCCACAAGATGATGAAATAACATCCACAGCTGGCGACAtagataaaatgaaaatagcaTGGAGGTATGAAGGACTCAGTCAAGTGGAGTCCTCTTTTGGCACCAATACTAATTTTGGTCACCATTTTGATCTAAGCAAACACATTGATGCTAACACAATTGATAATTgcaatattaaatattgtaatttggaTATTGATAGTAAGAAGGTCAATG GTTTCAAAAATAGTCTGTATCATAATTTGCTGTCCAGCATCAAAGAATTAGTTTCTAAGGAAGAGTATCAAAGTAGTGTtaagaaaaacaacaatatcttAAGAATCGGTATTCACTCCCTGGGTTCTCCTGTATGGATGGCGATGGACTGTGACGATGAAGCCAGTGGGACATATGGGCAAGACCTGATTAAGTTCATGTATTGTTTGCGAGTTATATTGCGGGATACTAATGCTGTTGCATTTATTACCATTCCTGCACATCTGTTtgat GATGATCACATAATGAAAAGGCTACTATACTCAATTGACAATGCAGTCAGAATTGAATCATTTGCTGGCTCAAGTCGTGAAACAAACCCAGTGTACAAGGATTACCATGGACTGTTTCATATCACCAAGTTGTCAGCCATTTACTCACTGGTGCCTTTTGTGCCACCCAGTCTTGATATGGCATTCAAACTGAAGAGGAAGAAGTTTGTTATAGAAAAGCTTCATTTGCCTCCag AACTTCAAGAAACAAAGGAACGGGAGCAAGATGACATCACAGGCATACCAAATGTTAACTGTGGTGGATTCAAAAAGAAAGATATCGAATTTTaa